The following coding sequences lie in one Mycobacterium gordonae genomic window:
- a CDS encoding glycosyltransferase family 4 protein, producing MKILMISWEYPPVVIGGLGRHVHHLSTALAEAGHEVVVLSRRPTGTDPSTHPTSDEVQEGVRVVAAAQDPHEFTFSTDMMAWTLAMGHAMIRAGLAIKSPGNKRSWRPDVVHAHDWLVAHPAVALAEFYDVPIVSTIHATEAGRHSGWVSGAISRQVHAVESWLVHESDSLITCSASMREEVTELFGPGLSETTVIRNGIDAARWPFATRAPRTGPAELLYVGRLEYEKGVHDAIAALPKIRRNHPGTTLTIAGDGTQQDWLIEQARKHKVRKATHFTGHLHHEELLAALHRADAAVLPSHYEPFGLAALEAAAAGIPLVTSDTGGLGEAVINGVTGMSFKPRDVAGLAQAVSAVLDDPAAAQRRAHAARERLTSDFDWQTVASQTAQVYLAAKRGVRQPQPRRPVVEHALPDR from the coding sequence GTGAAGATTCTGATGATCTCGTGGGAGTACCCCCCGGTCGTCATCGGCGGGCTGGGCCGACATGTCCACCACCTGTCGACCGCGCTCGCCGAGGCCGGCCACGAAGTCGTCGTGCTGTCACGTCGGCCAACCGGCACCGACCCCAGCACGCACCCCACCTCGGACGAAGTCCAGGAAGGTGTGCGGGTTGTCGCGGCGGCGCAGGACCCGCACGAGTTCACGTTCAGCACCGACATGATGGCGTGGACTCTGGCCATGGGTCACGCCATGATCCGTGCCGGACTGGCCATCAAGAGCCCCGGCAACAAGCGGAGCTGGCGCCCCGACGTGGTGCACGCCCACGATTGGCTGGTAGCCCACCCGGCCGTTGCGCTCGCTGAATTCTACGACGTACCAATCGTTTCCACGATCCACGCGACGGAGGCGGGTCGACATTCCGGCTGGGTCAGCGGGGCCATCAGCCGACAGGTGCACGCCGTCGAGTCGTGGCTGGTGCACGAATCCGATTCGCTCATCACGTGTTCGGCGTCGATGCGCGAAGAAGTCACCGAACTGTTCGGGCCCGGCCTGTCCGAGACCACGGTGATTCGCAACGGAATCGATGCGGCGCGCTGGCCGTTCGCCACCCGTGCGCCGCGCACCGGTCCGGCCGAACTGCTCTACGTCGGACGGTTGGAATACGAGAAGGGCGTGCATGACGCCATCGCCGCATTACCGAAGATCAGACGCAACCATCCAGGGACCACCCTGACCATCGCCGGCGACGGCACCCAGCAGGACTGGCTTATCGAGCAGGCTCGTAAACACAAGGTGCGCAAGGCCACTCACTTCACCGGACACCTCCATCATGAGGAGCTGCTGGCCGCGCTGCACCGGGCCGACGCCGCGGTGCTGCCCAGCCACTACGAACCGTTCGGCCTGGCCGCGCTGGAGGCCGCCGCGGCCGGAATCCCGCTGGTGACGTCTGACACGGGCGGTCTGGGCGAGGCGGTGATCAACGGCGTGACCGGGATGTCGTTTAAGCCACGCGACGTGGCGGGCCTGGCCCAAGCGGTCAGCGCCGTGCTCGATGACCCGGCAGCGGCCCAGCGCCGGGCACACGCCGCCCGTGAGCGGCTGACCTCGGACTTCGACTGGCAGACCGTGGCCAGCCAGACGGCGCAGGTGTATCTGGCCGCCAAGCGCGGCGTGCGGCAACCGCAGCCCAGGCGGCCGGTCGTCGAGCACGCGCTGCCGGATCGTTAG
- a CDS encoding SDR family NAD(P)-dependent oxidoreductase, with protein MGVRDGIVSLFDAVLDRAVVPGYTRIGYRLRTLEWPDDPPPDALRGRTALVTGANRGIGKAIAVALAGLGATVLLTVRDGTKGEQARAEIIASYPYADIRVEVCDMSDLAAVRAFAADLAARMAGLDILIHNAGLLPAQRTETSDGHEVTLATHVLGPLLLTEGLLPLLRASSDPRVILMSSGGMYTQQLPVDDPEYREGRYRGAIAYARSKRVQVAFTSLLARRWAGIRVYSMHPGWADTPGVASSLPGFRRLTGPLLRTAEEGADTAVWLAATKPAPPTGLFWHDRRPRPQHYLPTTWYSDAALQRMWRYCAEAVGLD; from the coding sequence ATGGGTGTTCGCGACGGAATCGTTTCGCTGTTCGACGCCGTGTTGGACCGGGCGGTGGTGCCCGGTTACACCAGGATCGGGTATCGACTCCGAACCCTCGAATGGCCGGATGATCCGCCGCCGGACGCGCTACGTGGTCGCACCGCGCTGGTCACGGGCGCCAACCGCGGCATCGGCAAGGCCATCGCCGTCGCGTTGGCAGGACTCGGCGCCACGGTACTGCTGACGGTGCGCGACGGGACCAAGGGGGAGCAGGCGCGCGCGGAGATCATCGCCTCGTACCCCTACGCCGACATCCGCGTCGAGGTGTGTGACATGTCCGACCTGGCCGCCGTGCGCGCGTTCGCCGCCGATCTGGCCGCGCGGATGGCCGGACTGGACATCCTGATCCACAACGCCGGACTGCTGCCCGCCCAGCGAACGGAGACCAGCGACGGTCACGAAGTCACGTTGGCGACCCACGTGCTGGGGCCGTTGCTGCTGACCGAAGGCCTGCTTCCGTTGCTGCGCGCGTCCAGTGACCCGCGGGTGATCCTGATGTCCTCGGGCGGGATGTACACCCAGCAATTGCCGGTCGACGACCCCGAATACCGGGAAGGCCGTTACCGCGGCGCCATCGCCTATGCCCGCAGCAAGCGGGTTCAGGTGGCGTTCACGTCGCTCCTGGCCCGCCGCTGGGCGGGCATCCGGGTCTACTCGATGCATCCGGGGTGGGCAGACACACCGGGAGTTGCTTCCTCGTTGCCGGGCTTTCGTCGCTTGACCGGCCCGTTGCTGCGCACCGCCGAGGAGGGCGCCGACACCGCGGTCTGGCTCGCCGCGACCAAACCGGCGCCGCCGACCGGACTGTTCTGGCATGACCGGAGGCCGCGCCCGCAGCACTACCTACCCACGACCTGGTACAGCGACGCTGCATTGCAGCGCATGTGGCGGTACTGCGCCGAGGCGGTCGGTCTGGACTAA